Proteins found in one Deltaproteobacteria bacterium CG11_big_fil_rev_8_21_14_0_20_49_13 genomic segment:
- a CDS encoding type I restriction endonuclease subunit R, which produces MPINHREIAFEAAIEDHLLKSGYNKALPENFDREMALDPTILIPFIQETQEKTWQALEKLHGTNTKDIVLSDLCKSLAARGSLDVLRHGFKCYGKQIEVAYFKPSHRLNPETIKLYKSNRLTVTRQLKYSTKNENSIDLVLSLNGIPIVTAELKNPLSGQTVNHAIHQYKRDRDPRELIFQFKKRALVHFAVDPDLVFMTTMLKDKETYFLPFNLGDHHGAGNPENQNGYRTSYLWEEVWQRDSLLDILARFLHLEIKEKKFSGKTVKKETMIFPRYHQLGCVRGLEVDARSKGTGHNYLIQHSAGSGKSNSIGWLAHRLAFLHNEADEKIFDSVVVITDRVVLDQQLQETIYQFEHKHGVVQKIDQNTAQLASALRSGIPIIITTLQKFPFVTEQVRKQAEEEAKSVGKTISNEATILPGKKYAVIIDEAHSSQSGETATELKAVLSREEIEKEIQKQKEENDVDDVEEEILKTMAKRGKQPNISFFAFTATPKHKTLEVFGTPGPEGKPVPFHLYSMRQAIEEGFIHDVLKHYTTYKAYFGLIKSAEGDPEVKKKKAAKELARYMSLHPHNIAQKTEIMVEHFRNHTKHKIGGKAKAMVVSGSRLHAVRYKQAFDKYIREKKYDDVQTLVAFSGTVIDDIDTSMTYTEGGMNRSKDGESIAGKKIPERFETDDYQVLIAADKFQTGFDQPLLHTMYVDKRLAGVQAVQTLSRVNRTFPGKEDTFILDFYNERSEILRAFQDYYETTTVGEEADPQQLYTLQSELDGYGVYHTEDVEEFCQTYYLPKASHTVTDHAKINSILDRVVDRFKSLKDETRDVKNDEEWKKEKEAEQELFRGKLQAFRNLYSFLSQIIPYQDSELEKLYTFGRFLLKKLPRRESGPRYDFDDEIALKYYRLQKISEGSIVLQKSIQGELKGPSAVGTGKIHDELVQLSKLIDVLNDRFGTDFKPADQLFLDSVVEDALADENLQQAARANTIENFKYVFSKELESLFIDRMEQNEDIFNKFMGDPNFNQVIEEYLRKCVYEEIKARHDDTQKTLPFRIVSPSEQDKYKTCVPLIPLKAAAGTFSNPQYIESDDWEWVAINSKSRIHKRMFAAQVVGKSMEPAIPDGSYCLFSSPVEGTRQGKTVLVQLRDTTDPETGERYTIKRYESEKEQNGDEWHHTKITLKPINPDFQPIVIMDAKEGELQIIAERVEVLKP; this is translated from the coding sequence ATGCCAATAAATCATCGTGAAATTGCCTTTGAAGCGGCCATTGAAGACCATCTATTGAAAAGTGGTTATAATAAAGCATTGCCCGAAAACTTTGATCGCGAGATGGCGCTTGACCCGACTATCCTCATTCCGTTCATTCAGGAAACCCAGGAAAAAACATGGCAGGCCCTTGAAAAATTGCACGGAACAAACACGAAAGATATTGTGCTGTCAGATTTGTGCAAGAGTCTAGCCGCACGCGGATCTCTGGATGTCTTGCGCCACGGCTTTAAGTGTTACGGCAAGCAGATCGAGGTTGCCTATTTCAAGCCTTCTCACCGCCTGAATCCGGAAACAATCAAACTCTACAAAAGCAATCGCCTCACCGTAACAAGGCAGTTGAAATACAGCACCAAAAACGAAAACTCGATTGATCTTGTGCTTTCTTTAAACGGAATTCCAATTGTTACTGCCGAGTTGAAAAATCCGCTCTCGGGGCAAACGGTGAACCACGCCATCCATCAATACAAGAGGGATCGCGACCCACGTGAGCTGATTTTTCAATTCAAGAAAAGGGCTCTCGTCCATTTTGCCGTCGATCCTGATCTTGTTTTCATGACAACCATGCTCAAGGATAAGGAAACCTATTTTCTCCCCTTTAATCTGGGTGACCATCACGGGGCTGGCAATCCGGAAAATCAAAATGGCTACAGGACAAGCTATCTTTGGGAAGAAGTCTGGCAAAGAGATTCCCTGCTCGATATCCTGGCGCGCTTTTTACACCTCGAAATCAAAGAGAAGAAGTTTTCAGGAAAGACCGTAAAAAAAGAGACGATGATTTTCCCGCGTTATCATCAGCTAGGTTGTGTGCGCGGCCTTGAAGTGGATGCACGTAGCAAAGGCACGGGGCATAATTATCTGATTCAACATTCCGCAGGTAGCGGTAAATCCAATTCCATTGGCTGGCTGGCCCATCGGCTTGCTTTTTTGCATAACGAGGCTGATGAAAAGATTTTCGATTCGGTAGTCGTGATCACCGACCGTGTTGTTCTCGATCAGCAATTACAGGAGACCATCTACCAGTTTGAGCATAAACATGGGGTCGTACAAAAAATAGATCAAAATACGGCGCAACTGGCCAGCGCTCTCCGTTCAGGGATCCCCATCATTATTACAACCCTTCAAAAGTTCCCGTTTGTGACGGAGCAGGTTCGCAAGCAGGCCGAGGAGGAGGCCAAATCAGTGGGCAAAACCATTTCAAATGAGGCAACGATTCTCCCTGGTAAGAAATATGCCGTGATTATTGACGAAGCCCACAGCTCACAGTCTGGGGAGACAGCCACAGAACTCAAAGCCGTCCTGTCACGAGAAGAAATAGAAAAAGAAATCCAAAAACAAAAAGAAGAAAACGATGTCGATGATGTGGAAGAAGAAATCTTAAAAACGATGGCAAAACGGGGCAAGCAGCCCAACATCAGTTTCTTTGCCTTTACCGCCACACCCAAACACAAAACGCTGGAGGTTTTTGGAACGCCCGGACCGGAAGGGAAACCGGTTCCTTTTCATCTTTACAGCATGCGACAGGCGATTGAAGAGGGTTTTATCCACGATGTCCTCAAGCACTATACAACCTACAAGGCCTATTTTGGGCTTATCAAATCGGCAGAAGGCGATCCAGAGGTTAAAAAGAAAAAGGCGGCCAAGGAACTGGCGCGGTACATGTCACTGCACCCTCACAACATTGCCCAAAAAACAGAAATCATGGTGGAGCATTTTCGCAACCACACAAAGCATAAAATTGGCGGCAAGGCGAAGGCGATGGTGGTGAGTGGCTCAAGGTTGCATGCGGTCCGATACAAGCAGGCCTTTGATAAATATATACGAGAAAAGAAATACGATGATGTGCAGACACTGGTTGCCTTTTCGGGAACAGTCATTGACGACATTGACACCAGTATGACGTACACAGAAGGGGGAATGAATCGAAGCAAAGACGGGGAGAGTATTGCGGGAAAGAAGATACCCGAACGGTTTGAAACCGATGACTATCAGGTCTTGATTGCTGCTGACAAATTTCAAACAGGGTTTGATCAGCCCCTGCTCCATACAATGTATGTTGATAAACGGCTTGCCGGTGTACAGGCTGTCCAGACCCTTTCACGTGTCAACAGAACGTTCCCCGGAAAGGAAGATACCTTCATCCTCGATTTTTACAATGAGCGATCTGAAATTCTCCGTGCCTTTCAAGATTACTATGAAACCACGACCGTTGGGGAGGAGGCCGATCCGCAGCAACTCTACACCTTGCAGTCTGAGCTGGATGGTTATGGTGTTTATCATACAGAAGATGTCGAGGAATTCTGCCAAACGTATTACCTGCCCAAAGCATCTCACACCGTAACAGACCACGCAAAAATCAATTCAATTCTGGACCGTGTTGTCGATCGTTTTAAATCTCTGAAAGACGAGACAAGAGATGTAAAGAATGACGAAGAATGGAAAAAGGAAAAGGAAGCTGAACAAGAACTGTTTAGGGGAAAATTACAGGCCTTTCGTAATCTCTATTCCTTTCTCTCCCAGATTATTCCCTATCAGGATTCAGAATTGGAAAAACTCTACACCTTCGGACGATTCTTGCTTAAAAAACTACCCAGGAGAGAAAGCGGCCCACGCTACGATTTTGATGACGAGATTGCTCTCAAATACTACCGACTTCAAAAAATCAGTGAAGGTTCCATTGTATTGCAAAAGTCAATTCAGGGTGAACTGAAAGGTCCCTCTGCCGTTGGCACAGGGAAAATCCATGATGAACTCGTTCAATTATCAAAGCTGATCGACGTTCTCAATGACCGCTTTGGCACCGATTTCAAGCCTGCCGATCAGTTGTTTCTGGATTCAGTTGTAGAGGATGCCTTGGCGGATGAAAACCTTCAGCAAGCAGCACGCGCAAATACAATAGAAAACTTTAAGTATGTTTTCAGCAAAGAGCTTGAATCCCTTTTCATCGATCGAATGGAGCAAAACGAAGATATTTTTAACAAGTTCATGGGCGACCCCAACTTCAACCAGGTGATTGAAGAATACTTGCGGAAGTGCGTCTATGAAGAAATCAAAGCACGACATGACGATACACAAAAGACTCTTCCATTTCGGATAGTTTCACCAAGTGAGCAAGACAAATATAAAACCTGTGTCCCTCTGATTCCACTAAAGGCGGCGGCTGGCACCTTTAGTAATCCGCAGTATATCGAAAGCGATGACTGGGAATGGGTTGCAATTAATTCGAAATCGAGAATCCACAAACGTATGTTTGCCGCACAGG
- a CDS encoding cell filamentation protein Fic, with the protein MKFENFNAGTWQQQYQYKSFQPIPVNQEWTWEEPTINLLLEQATKALGELNAFSLIVPDVDLFIQMHILKEANQSSKIEGTQTEMDEALMPEEQIKPEKRDDWRENKNYIQAINTAIDELTRLPLSNRLLRETHGILLQGVRGAHKQPGEFRTSQNWIGGSSLSDATFIPAHHDTVQELMSDLEKFWHNDQITVPHLVRIAISHYQFETIHPFLDGNGRIGRLLITLYLVSMGLLSKPSLYLSDFFEKNRASYYDALMRVRTSNDIIHWIKFFLNGVAKTATKGRDTFGQILIVRNEVEREILSLNRLAPSAHEFLKFLYRKPVFTTLEAANATGLTRPTINKLVTKFNELKILREITGYERNRVFVFDRYFKLFLI; encoded by the coding sequence ATGAAATTTGAAAACTTCAATGCCGGAACATGGCAACAGCAATACCAGTACAAAAGTTTTCAGCCGATCCCGGTCAATCAGGAGTGGACGTGGGAAGAACCGACGATCAATCTCTTATTAGAACAGGCAACAAAGGCATTGGGCGAGCTCAATGCCTTTTCTTTGATTGTCCCCGATGTGGATCTTTTTATTCAGATGCACATATTAAAAGAAGCCAACCAGTCGAGTAAAATCGAAGGAACACAGACCGAAATGGATGAAGCCCTGATGCCGGAGGAACAGATCAAGCCCGAAAAGCGCGATGATTGGAGGGAAAATAAAAACTACATTCAGGCAATCAACACGGCAATAGACGAATTAACCAGACTTCCCCTGTCCAACAGATTGTTGCGTGAAACACACGGTATTCTTTTACAGGGGGTGCGCGGTGCACATAAACAACCGGGTGAATTCAGAACAAGCCAGAACTGGATTGGGGGCTCAAGTTTGAGTGACGCCACGTTTATTCCCGCGCATCATGACACGGTTCAGGAATTGATGAGCGATCTGGAAAAATTCTGGCACAATGATCAAATTACCGTGCCTCATTTGGTACGAATCGCCATCAGTCACTATCAGTTTGAAACCATCCACCCATTTTTGGATGGCAATGGAAGAATCGGGCGATTGCTCATTACCTTATATCTGGTCAGTATGGGGCTGCTATCAAAACCGTCACTTTATTTGTCTGATTTTTTCGAAAAGAACCGCGCCAGTTATTACGATGCCCTGATGCGCGTGCGAACATCGAATGACATCATTCATTGGATAAAATTTTTTCTAAACGGCGTTGCTAAAACGGCAACCAAGGGGCGTGATACCTTTGGACAAATTCTTATTGTGAGAAATGAGGTTGAAAGGGAGATTTTATCGTTGAACAGATTGGCTCCAAGCGCCCATGAGTTTTTAAAATTTCTCTACAGAAAGCCGGTTTTCACAACGCTTGAAGCGGCCAACGCAACAGGATTAACCAGACCTACGATCAATAAACTGGTAACCAAATTTAATGAGCTAAAAATACTAAGAGAAATAACAGGTTATGAGCGAAATCGAGTTTTTGTGTTTGATCGTTACTTTAAACTTTTTCTTATTTAA